The following proteins are encoded in a genomic region of Heptranchias perlo isolate sHepPer1 chromosome 6, sHepPer1.hap1, whole genome shotgun sequence:
- the lamtor1 gene encoding ragulator complex protein LAMTOR1 — translation MGCCYSSEGDTSEQEREEGKPLLIPVSNPSNKSSGGSDPTYSSIPSSRFPDEQALLNTILTKTAHNIIDVSAADSQGMEQHEYMDRARQYSTRLAMISGSTQWKRVTCLPSLTNQPHQVLASDPVPYSDVQQVSKIAAYASSALSQIKVDAKEELVVQFAIP, via the exons ATGGGCTGTTGTTACAGCAGCGAGGGCGACACCAGTGAGCAG GAGCGAGAGGAAGGGAAACCCCTGTTAATCCCGGTCAGCAACCCCTCCAATAAATCATCGGGAGGCTCTGACCCCACCTACTCCAGTATTCCTTCATCCCGGTTCCCTGATGAACAAGCTCTCCTGAACACCATCCTCACCAAGACAGCACA TAATATAATCGATGTCTCGGCCGCAGATTCCCAGGGTATGGAACAGCACGAGTACATGGATAGAGCACGACAGTACAG TACGAGGTTAGCGATGATCAGTGGCTCGACGCAGTGGAAGAGAGTGACCTGCCTCCCTTCGTTGACCAACCAGCCGCACCAGGTGTTAGCCAGCGACCCCGTGCCCTATTCAGATGTTCAGCAG GTCTCTAAAATCGCTGCTTACGCATCAAGTGCACTTTCCCAGATCAAAGTGGATGCGAAGGAAGAGCTTGTGGTGCAGTTTGCAATCCCGTGA
- the lrrc51 gene encoding leucine rich repeat containing 51 → MAAAEKEMASLSPDTVRWDTNHHVENIAAALQSRQGGRSVNTQEYDSVLNGPIVDYSFRQLDTLSGSLVLTPRTGFRPNQYTEDKKLMSCSLRLSHNRLSDLSGLNQLIENLFVEPNRLFWIDLSFNSFSSIDPILILCRNLQILNLHGNQILELFEVDKLASLPHLRSLTLHGNPVELMKGYRSYMVGNIPQLKSLDFSTITKQDRSTAAVMKSFTKQKRIVKRKYDD, encoded by the exons ATGGCAGCAGCGGAGAAAGAAATGGCCTCCCTCAGTCCCGACACCGTCCGATGGGACACGAACCACCACGTGGAAAATATTGCCGCCGCTTTACAATCCCGGCAGGGAGGACG GTCTGTGAACACGCAAGAGTACGACTCAGTTTTGAACGGTCCAATTGTGGATTATTCCTTCAGACAGCTGGACACTTTATCTG GCTCCCTCGTATTGACCCCTCGAACAGGCTTCAGACCGAACCAGTACACGGAGGACAAGAAGCTGATGAGCTGTTCTCTGCGTCTGAGCCACAACCGCCTGTCTGACTTGAGCGGCCTGAACCAGTTAATCGAAAACTTGTTTGTGGAGCCCAACCGACTATTCTGGATCGACCTCTCCTTCAACAGCTTCAGCTCCATCGATCCT ATCCTGATCCTGTGCCGCAATCTGCAGATCCTGAATCTCCACGGCAACCAGATCCTCGAGCTGTTTGAGGTGGACAAGCTCGCCTCACTGCCCCACCTGCGGAGCCTCACCCTGCACGGCAACCCTGTGGAGCTGATGAAAGGATACAG gaGCTACATGGTAGGAAACATCCCACAGTTAAAGTCACTGGATTTCagcacaatcaccaaacaggatcGATCCACTGCTGCAGTCATGAAGTCATTCACCAAACAGAAACGCATCGTCAAGAGGAAGTACGATGACTAG